In Ensifer canadensis, a genomic segment contains:
- a CDS encoding glutathione S-transferase family protein: MSLTLYLHPLASFCHKVLIALYENDTPFEPSLVDLLDPVEAARFAELWPVGKMPVLRDSARDVTIPETSIIIEYVDRHYPGSQPLIPRDSDAALQARLWDRFFDLYIHVPMQKIVTDTLRAQGENDHRGVADARATLGVAYRMADRHFAINAFAGGAAFSLADCAAAPALFYAGIVEPFADAYPHLSAYFERLLERPSMTRVLAEARPYFHMFPYKDLMPARFLAGA; encoded by the coding sequence ATGTCGCTCACGCTTTATCTGCATCCGCTCGCCTCATTCTGCCACAAGGTGCTGATCGCGCTCTATGAGAACGATACACCCTTCGAGCCGAGCCTGGTCGATCTTCTGGATCCCGTGGAGGCGGCCCGTTTCGCTGAGCTCTGGCCGGTCGGCAAGATGCCGGTGCTGCGCGACAGCGCCCGCGATGTCACCATCCCGGAGACGTCCATCATCATCGAATATGTCGATCGCCATTACCCCGGCAGCCAGCCGCTGATCCCCAGGGATAGCGACGCGGCGCTACAGGCGCGGCTCTGGGATCGCTTCTTCGATCTCTACATCCATGTGCCGATGCAGAAGATCGTCACCGACACGCTGCGCGCCCAGGGCGAGAACGACCATCGCGGTGTCGCAGATGCCCGCGCTACGCTCGGCGTCGCCTATCGCATGGCCGACCGGCATTTCGCAATCAACGCCTTTGCCGGCGGTGCCGCCTTCAGCCTTGCAGATTGCGCCGCGGCCCCCGCACTCTTTTATGCCGGAATTGTCGAGCCCTTTGCCGACGCCTATCCGCATCTCTCCGCCTATTTCGAACGGCTGCTCGAACGCCCTTCGATGACCCGCGTGCTGGCCGAGGCGCGCCCCTATTTCCACATGTTTCCCTATAAGGATCTCATGCCCGCGCGCTTTCTTGCCGGGGCCTGA
- a CDS encoding alpha/beta fold hydrolase, producing MSNHYCLGRIDFGVGSSAFWCLDTPGTLVVFLHGFTGAAEATWHNASAYIRRDALFSSADVLFLGYDSVRSRARVISRWVLDLFRKLLAEPAEFSNRYIYYGAQRQPFIYDRVVVVAHSLGGAIMRQVALDLARANDAYADHIQLLLFAPAHKGSNALHNAGGMMVGHGILAALRCGLLYKAPILEDLRPKSDFIRDIEAGTLTRLARGRLRCLVATKITIGQYENIVEPGDFAQDPPFYTVDRRNHTDVCKSDAGYRRVLDDIEECLR from the coding sequence ATGAGCAATCACTATTGTCTCGGCCGGATCGATTTCGGCGTGGGCAGTTCGGCCTTCTGGTGCCTCGATACGCCCGGAACGCTGGTCGTTTTCCTGCACGGTTTTACCGGCGCCGCGGAGGCGACGTGGCACAATGCCAGTGCCTATATCCGGCGGGATGCGCTTTTTTCCTCTGCGGACGTTCTCTTCCTCGGTTATGACAGCGTGCGCAGCCGGGCGCGTGTGATCAGTCGCTGGGTGCTCGATCTGTTTCGCAAGCTGCTGGCCGAGCCGGCCGAATTTTCCAATCGCTACATCTATTACGGAGCGCAGCGGCAGCCCTTCATCTACGACCGGGTCGTCGTGGTGGCGCATTCGCTGGGTGGCGCGATCATGCGGCAGGTGGCGCTGGATCTCGCCCGCGCCAACGACGCCTATGCGGATCACATCCAGCTTCTGCTCTTTGCGCCTGCTCACAAGGGATCGAACGCGCTGCACAACGCGGGCGGGATGATGGTGGGGCACGGGATACTGGCGGCGCTGCGATGCGGCCTGCTCTACAAGGCACCGATCCTGGAAGACCTTCGGCCTAAATCGGACTTCATAAGGGATATCGAAGCCGGGACGTTGACGCGGCTGGCGCGGGGCCGACTGCGATGTCTGGTCGCGACCAAGATCACGATCGGCCAGTATGAAAATATCGTCGAACCCGGCGATTTTGCGCAGGATCCGCCGTTCTATACCGTTGATCGTCGCAACCACACGGATGTCTGCAAGAGCGATGCCGGCTATCGCCGGGTACTCGACGACATCGAGGAGTGCCTGCGGTGA
- a CDS encoding aldo/keto reductase, whose amino-acid sequence MEYRLLGRSGLKISTITMGTMTIGGGGKFAQVGNVGLDEARRYVDMCLDAGVNLIDTADIYSTGGSEEIIGDILAGKRKNGVLVATKARFNMGPGPNDGGLSRHHLIAACEASLRRLKTDVIDLYQVHEWDGQTPLEETMEALDTLVRHGKVRYIGCSNYSGWHIMKALGISALDRRHRFVSQQIHYTLEAREAEYELLPISIDQGLGVLVWSPLAGGLLSGKHRRNQTPEGTRQLAGWNEPPIRDEERLWKIVDMLVAISGERGVSPAQIALAWLIDRKGVTSVIIGGRREEQFRDNLAAASLKLTDEERELLDAVSLPPVIYPYWHQLRSAKDRLGEADLSLLGPHV is encoded by the coding sequence ATGGAATACCGACTGCTTGGCCGCTCCGGCCTGAAAATCTCGACGATCACCATGGGAACGATGACGATCGGTGGCGGCGGCAAGTTCGCGCAGGTCGGCAATGTCGGTCTCGACGAGGCGCGCCGCTATGTCGACATGTGCCTCGATGCCGGCGTCAACCTGATCGACACCGCCGATATCTATTCCACCGGCGGCTCGGAGGAAATTATCGGCGACATCCTCGCCGGCAAGCGCAAGAACGGCGTGCTGGTTGCCACCAAGGCGCGTTTCAACATGGGGCCGGGCCCGAACGACGGCGGCCTCTCCCGCCACCACCTGATTGCCGCCTGCGAAGCGAGCCTCAGGCGGTTGAAGACCGATGTCATCGATCTCTACCAAGTGCACGAATGGGACGGCCAGACGCCGCTCGAAGAAACGATGGAGGCGCTCGACACGCTCGTTCGCCACGGCAAGGTGCGCTACATCGGCTGCTCCAACTATTCCGGCTGGCACATCATGAAGGCGCTCGGCATCAGCGCGCTCGACCGCCGCCACCGCTTCGTCAGCCAGCAGATCCACTACACGCTCGAAGCCCGCGAGGCCGAATACGAACTGCTGCCGATCAGCATCGACCAGGGCCTCGGCGTGCTCGTCTGGAGCCCGCTTGCCGGCGGCCTGCTGTCGGGCAAGCACCGGCGCAACCAGACGCCGGAGGGTACCCGCCAGCTCGCCGGCTGGAACGAGCCGCCGATCCGCGACGAAGAACGGCTGTGGAAGATCGTCGACATGCTGGTAGCGATATCAGGCGAGCGCGGCGTCTCGCCAGCCCAGATCGCCCTTGCCTGGCTGATCGACCGCAAGGGCGTCACCTCCGTCATCATCGGCGGTCGCCGGGAGGAGCAGTTCCGCGACAACCTTGCCGCCGCAAGCCTCAAGCTTACCGATGAGGAGCGCGAACTGCTCGACGCCGTCAGTCTGCCGCCGGTCATCTATCCCTACTGGCACCAGCTGCGCAGCGCCAAGGACCGACTTGGCGAAGCCGATCTTTCGCTGCTGGGCCCGCATGTGTGA
- a CDS encoding antitoxin Xre-like helix-turn-helix domain-containing protein gives MPSAQPVLAPDRDAARHEEAVIVRAVVKACDLWKLTNREASQLFDVPIATWNRMKAGDFKGKLDQDKRMRASLIVGIFKGLRLYFNGPLTYQWPKAVNTGPVFDGQSPVDLMIEGGIPAMMKVRRYLDGLRGGL, from the coding sequence ATGCCCAGCGCACAGCCGGTTCTTGCCCCCGACCGCGACGCGGCAAGACATGAGGAAGCCGTCATCGTCAGGGCGGTGGTGAAGGCCTGCGACCTGTGGAAGCTGACCAACCGGGAAGCGTCGCAGCTCTTCGACGTGCCGATCGCCACCTGGAACCGGATGAAGGCCGGCGACTTCAAGGGCAAGCTCGACCAGGACAAGCGCATGCGTGCCAGCCTGATCGTCGGCATCTTCAAGGGCCTGCGGCTCTATTTCAACGGACCGCTGACCTATCAATGGCCAAAGGCGGTCAACACCGGGCCGGTCTTCGACGGCCAGTCGCCGGTCGACCTGATGATCGAGGGCGGCATACCCGCGATGATGAAGGTGCGCCGCTATCTCGATGGCCTGCGCGGCGGCCTATGA
- a CDS encoding RES family NAD+ phosphorylase: MIAEIDFTDPATIRLISTAYIDEPAVKPLCDDEDDIEILNRLEALTSARLSPLALPAGVNPAELLNESFGYGWSLINAAFCHARPPGNRFNNEDRGAWYCAFGDTALETCQAEIVYHRTRALADAGMFQDIGAYRELIAGFTCRFHDVRGETDATYLDSDPTLAYPAGQALAATVYAEGGNGLIYPSARHLSGECIAVFRPAVIQNIRQGQTITFEWKGSPEPTIRREG; encoded by the coding sequence ATGATCGCCGAGATCGATTTTACCGATCCGGCCACCATCCGGCTGATCTCGACCGCCTATATCGACGAGCCGGCCGTCAAGCCGCTCTGCGACGACGAGGACGACATCGAGATCCTCAACCGGCTGGAGGCGCTGACATCCGCGCGGCTGAGCCCGCTGGCGCTACCCGCCGGTGTCAACCCGGCGGAGCTTCTGAACGAATCCTTCGGCTACGGCTGGTCGCTGATCAACGCCGCCTTCTGCCACGCCCGCCCGCCGGGCAACCGCTTCAACAACGAGGACCGCGGCGCCTGGTACTGCGCCTTCGGCGACACCGCGCTCGAAACCTGCCAGGCCGAGATCGTCTATCACCGCACCCGCGCGCTTGCCGACGCCGGTATGTTCCAAGACATCGGCGCCTACCGCGAGCTGATCGCCGGCTTCACCTGCCGTTTCCACGATGTCCGCGGCGAAACCGATGCTACCTATCTCGACTCCGACCCGACCCTTGCCTATCCGGCCGGTCAGGCACTCGCCGCCACTGTCTACGCGGAAGGCGGCAACGGCCTGATCTACCCCTCCGCCCGTCACCTCTCAGGCGAATGCATCGCCGTCTTCCGCCCCGCCGTCATCCAGAACATCCGCCAGGGCCAAACGATCACCTTCGAGTGGAAGGGTTCGCCCGAACCGACGATCCGGCGGGAAGGCTGA